A genomic window from Sorex araneus isolate mSorAra2 chromosome 2, mSorAra2.pri, whole genome shotgun sequence includes:
- the LOC129401749 gene encoding olfactory receptor 6C2-like, whose product MKNHTAITTFILLGLTDDPQLQLLLFIFLLITYMLSIIGNLVILVITLVDARLNTAMYYFLQNFSILEILFTSAAIPRFLYSITTGDQTVTYYACGFQIFFVYLFCVTEFFLLATMSYDRYVAICKPLHYMTIMNQQVCRRLVSCCWVITLLFLIPLVSFVMGLEFCDNNALDHFVCDANALIMISCSDTQFIEKLLIIFSAFVLFATLLFVIWSYTCIIQTILRFPSAQQRKKAFSTCSSHMIVVSITYGSLIFIYVKPRVKDEMKINKSVSLFSTSISPMINPFIYTLRNKQVIQALNDLVKKLLLSRK is encoded by the coding sequence ATGAAAAATCACACAGCCATAACTACTTTCATCCTTCTCGGATTGACAGATGACCCACAACTGCAGCTTCTGCTTTTCATATTTCTACTAATCACCTACATGCTGAGCATTATTGGAAACCTGGTCATCCTTGTCATCACATTAGTGGATGCTCGCCTAAATACCGCTATGTACTATTTTCTGCAAAACTTTTCCATCTTGGAGATTTTATTCACTTCTGCTGCTATTCCTAGATTCTTATATAGTATAACAACAGGTGATCAAACAGTTACCTATTATGCTTGtgggtttcaaatattttttgtatatctaTTTTGTGTAACAGAATTTTTCCTCCTGGCCACTATGTCCTATGATCGATATGTCGCCATCTGTAAGCCTCTTCATTACATGACTATTATGAATCAGCAGGTCTGCAGAAGACTTGTCTCCTGCTGCTGGGTGATTACACTGTTGTTCTTAATTCCACTTGTTAGCTTTGTAATGGGGCTAGAATTCTGTGATAATAATGCCCTTGACCACTTTGTTTGTGATGCTAATGCTCTTATAATGATCTCATGTTCAGACACACAGTTTATAGAAaagttacttattattttttctgcatTTGTTCTCTTTGCCACCCTCTTGTTTGTGATTTGGTCCTACACTTGTATCATTCAAACTATTCTTCGATTCCCCTCAGCACAGCAGAGGAAAAAGGCATTTTCGACCTGTTCCTCTCACATGATTGTAGTTTCCATAACTTATGGCAGCCTTATCTTTATCTATGTGAAACCTAGAGTAAAAGATGAGATGAAAATTAATAAGAGTGTTAGTCTGTTTTCTACTTCCATATCCCCTATGATAAACCCATTTATTTATACCCTGAGGAACAAACAAGTAATTCAAGCCTTGAATGATTTAGTCAAGAAACTTCTGCTGTCAAGAAAATAG